A region of Nocardioides sp. JS614 DNA encodes the following proteins:
- a CDS encoding branched-chain amino acid ABC transporter permease, translating into MTELLQNLLLGLLLGGVYALAASGLTLIFGVMRVINIAHGAFLILASFITYWLWDAFGIDPLLAIVITTPIVFALGWVTYKVVVSPIRTAPMASTVLLTFGLALVVEGAMGEIWGNNSTAVRPSYADESFIFGGLFLPKAQVYGGLIAVVVLVLLWGVLTKTWLGRAIRAAATNPSSAELVGIKVSAVAALVFALGIAAAGAGGAITGVLYPFVPGSHYQWIARLLAIVVLGGLGSLNGAVLGALIFGIAETLTAAYVSPSWATAVPYAIVFLVLLIRPQGLLGTRLREDAVAA; encoded by the coding sequence ATGACCGAGCTGCTCCAGAACCTCCTCCTCGGCCTGCTGCTGGGCGGCGTGTACGCCCTCGCGGCGAGTGGGTTGACCCTGATCTTCGGTGTCATGCGGGTGATCAACATCGCCCACGGCGCGTTCCTGATCCTGGCCTCGTTCATCACCTACTGGCTGTGGGACGCGTTCGGCATCGACCCGTTGCTCGCGATCGTGATCACGACCCCGATCGTGTTCGCGCTCGGGTGGGTCACCTACAAGGTCGTCGTGTCCCCGATCCGCACGGCGCCGATGGCGTCGACGGTGCTGCTCACCTTCGGGCTGGCGCTGGTGGTCGAGGGTGCGATGGGGGAGATCTGGGGCAACAACTCGACGGCGGTCCGGCCGTCGTACGCCGATGAGTCCTTCATCTTCGGGGGTCTGTTCCTCCCGAAGGCCCAGGTGTACGGCGGCCTGATCGCGGTCGTGGTCCTCGTCCTGCTGTGGGGCGTGCTGACCAAGACGTGGCTGGGCCGGGCGATCCGCGCGGCGGCGACGAACCCGTCGTCCGCAGAGCTGGTCGGCATCAAGGTGAGCGCGGTCGCGGCTCTCGTGTTCGCGCTCGGGATCGCGGCCGCCGGTGCCGGCGGTGCGATCACCGGGGTGCTCTACCCGTTCGTCCCCGGCTCGCACTACCAGTGGATCGCGCGGTTGCTCGCGATCGTGGTGCTCGGCGGCCTCGGGAGCCTCAACGGCGCGGTCCTCGGCGCGCTCATCTTCGGCATCGCCGAGACGCTGACCGCCGCCTACGTGTCGCCCTCCTGGGCAACCGCCGTCCCGTACGCCATCGTGTTCCTGGTGCTGCTGATCCGCCCGCAGGGACTGCTCGGCACCCGACTCCGAGAGGATGCAGTAGCAGCATGA
- a CDS encoding amino acid ABC transporter substrate-binding protein, producing MALTGVLALGLAACGGDDSEGGGGDSSGPIRIGSSLPLTGEFSQPGQAAKQGYEVWQEMVNDAGGLLGREVELVVKDDASNQNTVVTDYNALISQDKVDLLLGTFSSLLNLPASAVAEKNQMLYVEPAGGSPDMFNRGFKYLFFTQQATSNLQGKVFAEWVAALPEDQRPKTAAYPTLDDPFAAPNVAGIQEILEAAGVETVYQETYAIDTKNFDTIVNAMKNADPDLVVHGAQFEDGIGLTRSMLKADFTPGMFYETNAPSFGAQYSDGIGMENTEGVIYAVSHSPEADTPGNAEFVAKYKEMFGTDEVPEDAADGYAAAQVMQAAVEAVGNIDDQEAMASWLRENEVDTILGSLSWDETGAPTGEFLIGQWQNGKPEIVLPADVSTADIEPGWHPGAGG from the coding sequence GTGGCCCTGACCGGAGTGCTGGCGCTCGGACTGGCAGCCTGCGGTGGTGACGACTCGGAAGGCGGCGGTGGCGACAGCTCCGGCCCGATCCGGATCGGCTCCTCGCTCCCGCTGACCGGCGAGTTCTCCCAGCCCGGCCAGGCGGCAAAGCAGGGCTACGAGGTCTGGCAGGAGATGGTCAACGATGCCGGCGGCCTCCTGGGCCGGGAGGTCGAGCTCGTCGTCAAGGACGACGCCTCGAACCAGAACACCGTGGTCACCGACTACAACGCGCTGATCAGCCAGGACAAGGTCGACCTCCTTCTCGGGACCTTCTCCTCGCTGCTCAACCTGCCCGCCTCGGCGGTCGCGGAGAAGAACCAGATGCTGTACGTCGAGCCCGCGGGCGGCTCGCCCGACATGTTCAACCGCGGCTTCAAGTACCTCTTCTTCACCCAGCAGGCGACCTCGAACCTGCAGGGCAAGGTGTTCGCCGAGTGGGTCGCCGCCCTCCCGGAGGACCAGCGGCCGAAGACCGCGGCGTACCCGACCCTCGACGACCCGTTCGCCGCGCCCAACGTGGCCGGCATCCAGGAGATCCTCGAGGCCGCGGGCGTGGAGACGGTCTACCAGGAGACCTACGCGATCGACACCAAGAACTTCGACACGATCGTCAACGCCATGAAGAACGCGGACCCCGACCTGGTCGTGCACGGTGCGCAGTTCGAGGACGGCATCGGCCTGACCCGCTCGATGCTCAAGGCCGACTTCACCCCTGGCATGTTCTACGAGACCAACGCCCCGTCCTTCGGTGCGCAGTACAGCGACGGCATCGGCATGGAGAACACCGAGGGCGTCATCTACGCGGTCAGCCACTCGCCTGAGGCCGACACCCCCGGCAACGCCGAGTTCGTCGCCAAGTACAAGGAGATGTTCGGCACCGACGAGGTCCCCGAGGACGCCGCCGACGGCTACGCCGCGGCCCAGGTGATGCAGGCGGCCGTCGAGGCCGTGGGCAACATCGACGACCAGGAGGCGATGGCGAGCTGGCTGCGCGAGAACGAGGTCGACACGATTCTGGGCTCGCTGTCCTGGGACGAGACCGGCGCGCCGACCGGTGAGTTCCTGATCGGCCAGTGGCAGAACGGCAAGCCCGAGATCGTGCTGCCGGCCGACGTGTCCACCGCGGACATCGAGCCCGGCTGGCACCCGGGGGCCGGTGGCTGA
- a CDS encoding phytoene desaturase family protein, with product MTSQPVPDLPAQAEVVVVGAGHNSLIAAAYLARAGLEVLVLEANETPGGNTRTEQLTLPGFAHDSCSSAHVLIQNNPLIRDDELGLLADHGLEYLATDPAVVMPQQDGDVLVMHRDLEGTAAEIARWSSADARAFEELVGQWRGGLSAAHGRWSSHLPQPDDDASRRYLALRRRSAWDVVHEQFTHPVIRSFVLWLAMATIQDPRRPGTGFLPSSLVAGRLDFGWSTPVGGSQALPDALVRLIEKHGGRVVCSSPVTGIGADSSGVRTVRVAGGQEVRVGRAVVAGGHVAKLGALLEGREPTPDLVAAREAWRPGLSVLAVHAALRADLGFGPDRIPAAAAGLGTTGGMLRHLERFAVGEPDADDPWLLVVNQTAVDPTRAPDGGGTFKILTIAPYALSGGRAWADVKDEYGERLLELVRRRSHGLAPADLLELSTESPIDVAAHNPQNIGGSCHGGEFWLDGRYDGEVVAGWQRYDTDVPGLFLTGATVHPGGSVSGRPGRNAARAVLTGLGLDPLQVMGPG from the coding sequence ATGACTTCGCAGCCGGTCCCGGACCTGCCCGCGCAGGCCGAGGTGGTCGTCGTCGGCGCCGGCCACAACTCGCTGATCGCCGCGGCGTACCTGGCCCGAGCGGGTCTCGAGGTGCTGGTGCTCGAGGCGAACGAGACGCCGGGCGGCAACACCCGCACCGAGCAGCTGACCCTGCCGGGCTTCGCCCACGACTCGTGCAGCAGCGCGCACGTGCTGATCCAGAACAACCCGCTGATCCGCGACGACGAGCTCGGCCTGCTCGCCGACCACGGCCTGGAGTACCTCGCGACCGACCCGGCGGTGGTGATGCCCCAGCAGGACGGCGACGTGCTCGTGATGCACCGCGACCTGGAGGGCACCGCCGCCGAGATCGCCCGGTGGTCCAGCGCCGACGCGCGTGCTTTCGAGGAGCTCGTGGGCCAGTGGCGCGGCGGGCTCTCGGCCGCGCACGGGCGCTGGAGCTCGCACCTGCCCCAGCCCGACGACGACGCGAGCCGGCGTTACCTCGCCCTGCGCCGCCGCAGCGCCTGGGACGTCGTGCACGAGCAGTTCACCCATCCGGTCATCCGCTCCTTCGTGCTCTGGCTGGCGATGGCCACGATCCAGGATCCCCGCCGACCCGGCACCGGCTTCCTGCCATCCTCCCTGGTCGCCGGCCGCCTCGACTTCGGATGGAGCACACCGGTCGGCGGCAGCCAGGCGCTGCCGGACGCGCTCGTCCGGCTGATCGAGAAGCACGGCGGCCGCGTGGTCTGCTCCAGCCCGGTCACCGGCATCGGCGCCGACTCCTCCGGTGTCCGGACGGTCCGGGTGGCCGGCGGGCAGGAGGTCCGGGTCGGTCGGGCGGTGGTCGCCGGCGGCCACGTCGCGAAGCTCGGTGCGCTGCTCGAGGGCCGTGAGCCCACCCCCGACCTGGTCGCCGCCCGGGAGGCCTGGCGCCCCGGCCTGAGCGTGCTCGCGGTGCACGCGGCGCTGCGCGCGGACCTCGGCTTCGGCCCGGACCGCATCCCCGCGGCCGCCGCCGGGCTCGGCACCACCGGCGGGATGCTGCGGCACCTGGAGCGCTTCGCCGTCGGCGAGCCCGACGCGGACGACCCCTGGCTGCTGGTGGTGAACCAGACCGCGGTGGACCCCACCCGGGCGCCCGACGGCGGCGGGACGTTCAAGATCCTGACGATCGCGCCGTACGCCCTCTCCGGCGGACGGGCCTGGGCCGACGTCAAGGACGAGTACGGCGAGCGCCTGCTCGAGCTGGTCCGGCGCCGCTCGCACGGGCTCGCGCCGGCGGACCTCCTCGAGCTGAGCACCGAGTCGCCGATCGACGTGGCCGCGCACAACCCGCAGAACATCGGCGGCTCCTGCCACGGCGGGGAGTTCTGGCTCGACGGCAGGTACGACGGCGAGGTGGTCGCGGGCTGGCAGCGCTACGACACCGACGTGCCGGGGCTGTTCCTCACCGGCGCGACCGTCCACCCCGGCGGCTCGGTCTCGGGCCGCCCCGGCCGCAACGCCGCCCGCGCCGTGCTCACCGGCCTCGGCCTCGACCCGCTGCAGGTGATGGGCCCCGGCTGA
- a CDS encoding ABC transporter ATP-binding protein, whose translation MGVIETMGLTKEYPRVTALDHLDVTVADGVTGLVGANGAGKSTLIKILLGLVPATSGSATVLGHDVATEGGRIRSLVGYMPEHDCLPADMSASDLVVHLGQISGLPYAAARERAADVLRHVGLAEERYRPIGGYSTGMKQRAKLAQALVHDPRLVLLDEPTNGLDPSSRDDMLALVRRIGREFGIAVLVTSHLLGELERVSDHVVVLDGGRLLRSSATTDFLHATGSLLVEVQGRPDADRLLGQALVDAGLTARPAEGTLVEVEVRDETTPDVVRDLTVDLGLGLVRMQERHHRIEDVFREGGAGSVQPT comes from the coding sequence GTGGGCGTCATCGAGACCATGGGCCTGACCAAGGAGTACCCACGCGTCACGGCGCTCGACCACCTCGACGTCACGGTCGCCGACGGCGTCACCGGCCTCGTGGGCGCCAACGGCGCCGGCAAGTCGACGCTGATCAAGATCCTGCTGGGGCTGGTGCCCGCGACCAGCGGCAGCGCCACGGTGCTCGGCCACGACGTCGCCACGGAGGGCGGCCGGATCCGGTCGCTGGTGGGCTACATGCCCGAGCACGACTGCCTGCCCGCCGACATGTCCGCCAGCGACCTGGTCGTGCACCTGGGCCAGATATCCGGGCTGCCGTACGCCGCGGCGCGCGAGCGAGCCGCCGACGTGCTGCGCCACGTCGGGCTGGCCGAGGAGCGGTACCGCCCGATCGGCGGCTACTCGACCGGCATGAAGCAGCGCGCCAAGCTGGCGCAGGCGCTCGTGCACGACCCGCGGCTGGTGCTGCTCGACGAGCCCACCAACGGACTGGACCCCTCCTCGCGCGACGACATGCTCGCGCTGGTGCGGCGGATCGGCCGCGAGTTCGGCATCGCCGTGCTCGTCACCTCGCACCTGCTCGGCGAGCTCGAGCGGGTGAGCGACCACGTCGTGGTGCTCGACGGCGGCCGGCTGCTGCGCTCGTCGGCGACGACCGACTTCCTGCACGCGACCGGCAGCCTGCTCGTGGAGGTGCAGGGCCGGCCCGACGCCGATCGGCTGCTCGGGCAGGCGCTGGTGGACGCCGGCCTGACCGCGCGGCCGGCCGAGGGCACGCTGGTCGAGGTGGAGGTGCGCGACGAGACCACGCCGGACGTGGTCCGCGACCTCACCGTCGACCTGGGGCTCGGACTGGTGCGGATGCAGGAGCGGCACCACCGGATCGAGGACGTCTTCCGGGAGGGAGGTGCCGGCAGTGTCCAGCCGACCTGA
- a CDS encoding ABC transporter permease subunit — protein sequence MSSRPEDSRLPAGVIHDLGYRPYAGPRLGEGPVAWAFFLTGLRNTYGLGRSARSKVLPMILLGLMLLPALILVGVLVQAKNLLDLDEQIVAYSTYPLTTQLLISVFVAAQAPALISRDLRFRTITLYLARPMRRGVYVVVRLASLTVATFVLIAAPLLLMYLGGLLADLPPGRETGRFLGAVVGAALLAACLAGLAALVAAFTVRRGLAVAAVIVVLLVSYTVVSTIQGIADESGHAAVGEVAGLFSPYTLINGLQVFLFDSPEATPTPPDGTAMGLLYVVATALMVLGAIGGLLLRYRRVES from the coding sequence GTGTCCAGCCGACCTGAGGACAGCCGCCTGCCGGCCGGCGTCATCCATGACCTCGGCTACCGGCCGTACGCCGGGCCGCGGCTCGGCGAGGGCCCGGTGGCGTGGGCGTTCTTCCTCACCGGCCTGCGGAACACCTACGGCCTGGGCCGCTCGGCGCGCTCGAAGGTGCTGCCGATGATCCTGCTCGGGCTGATGCTGCTGCCCGCGCTGATCCTGGTCGGCGTGCTGGTGCAGGCCAAGAACCTGCTCGACCTGGACGAGCAGATCGTCGCGTACTCGACGTACCCGCTCACGACCCAGCTGCTGATCTCGGTGTTCGTCGCCGCGCAGGCGCCGGCGCTGATCTCGCGCGACCTGCGGTTCCGCACGATCACGCTCTACCTGGCGCGGCCGATGCGGCGCGGGGTGTACGTGGTGGTGCGGCTGGCGTCGCTGACGGTGGCGACGTTCGTGCTGATCGCGGCGCCGCTGCTGCTGATGTACCTCGGCGGGCTGCTGGCGGACCTGCCCCCGGGCCGGGAGACCGGCCGGTTCCTCGGGGCCGTCGTGGGCGCCGCGCTGCTCGCCGCCTGCCTGGCCGGCCTGGCCGCGCTGGTCGCCGCGTTCACGGTCCGGCGCGGGCTGGCCGTCGCCGCGGTGATCGTGGTGCTGCTGGTCAGCTACACGGTGGTGTCGACGATCCAGGGCATCGCCGACGAGTCCGGCCACGCGGCCGTGGGCGAGGTGGCGGGCCTGTTCTCGCCGTACACGCTGATCAACGGGCTGCAGGTGTTCCTGTTCGACTCGCCCGAGGCCACCCCGACGCCGCCGGACGGCACCGCGATGGGGCTGCTGTACGTCGTCGCCACGGCGCTCATGGTCCTCGGCGCGATCGGCGGGCTGCTGCTGCGCTACCGGAGGGTCGAGTCCTGA
- a CDS encoding ABC transporter ATP-binding protein: MEIRIDHVSRWFHNVVAVNDVTMTIGPGVTGLLGPNGAGKSTLIAMMSGFLAPSTGTVTLDDEPLWRNEQVYRKVGLVPEREALFDYLTGRQFVVANAELHGLPDPGAAAQRAIALIEMTDAQDREIATYSKGMRQRIKMASALVHDPGVLLLDEPFNGMDPRQRIHLMELLRTMGAEGRTVLFSSHILEEVEQVARQIEVVVAGRHAASGDFGAIRRLMTDRPNRFVLRTGDDRLMASVLLADPSVRGALLRSEGGIELEASDFGRFSEVLPRLAREHGVRLHEVTPTDESLESVFSYLVSS, translated from the coding sequence ATGGAGATCCGGATCGACCACGTGTCGCGGTGGTTCCACAACGTCGTCGCGGTCAACGACGTCACGATGACGATCGGGCCGGGCGTCACCGGGCTGCTCGGGCCCAACGGTGCCGGGAAGTCCACGCTGATCGCGATGATGTCCGGGTTCCTCGCGCCGTCCACCGGCACCGTCACGCTCGACGACGAGCCGTTGTGGCGCAACGAGCAGGTGTACCGCAAGGTCGGTCTGGTGCCCGAGCGGGAGGCGCTGTTCGACTACCTCACCGGTCGCCAGTTCGTGGTGGCGAACGCCGAGCTGCACGGCCTGCCCGACCCCGGGGCGGCGGCGCAGCGGGCGATCGCGCTGATCGAGATGACCGACGCGCAGGACCGGGAGATCGCCACCTACTCCAAGGGCATGCGGCAGCGGATCAAGATGGCCTCCGCGCTGGTGCACGACCCCGGCGTACTGCTGCTCGACGAGCCGTTCAACGGGATGGATCCGCGGCAGCGGATCCACCTGATGGAGCTGCTGCGCACGATGGGCGCCGAGGGCCGCACGGTGCTGTTCAGCTCGCACATCCTCGAGGAGGTCGAGCAGGTCGCCCGCCAGATCGAGGTGGTGGTCGCGGGCCGGCACGCGGCGTCGGGCGACTTCGGCGCGATCCGCCGGCTGATGACCGACCGGCCGAACCGGTTCGTGCTGCGCACCGGCGACGACCGGCTGATGGCCTCGGTGCTGCTCGCCGACCCGTCGGTCCGCGGAGCCCTGCTGCGCTCGGAGGGCGGGATCGAGCTGGAGGCCTCGGACTTCGGCCGGTTCAGCGAGGTGCTGCCGCGGCTGGCCCGTGAGCACGGCGTACGCCTGCACGAGGTGACCCCGACCGACGAGTCCCTGGAGAGCGTCTTCTCCTACCTGGTGTCGTCATGA
- a CDS encoding ABC transporter permease: protein MSALGISRTIVRLGAQSIFGRWRGALLFVLPVVLIGLSILVRTLVGHEEMGARHALDGLGLTVVVPLVALLATSGLLAPEIDDGSISYLLAKPISRHTIVASKLVVAAACVLVFAVAPVLVAALILRPSYALGFALGALLGGLAYCSLFAFLSILTRHAVVIGLIYLLVWEGLLGGLLDGVRWLSVTRWSAAVVEQIADVSLVDDLPLWYAVVALAVVVGGGAWVTGRRLRGFNLTGDE, encoded by the coding sequence ATGAGTGCTCTGGGGATCTCGCGCACGATCGTCCGGCTGGGGGCGCAGAGCATCTTCGGGCGCTGGCGCGGCGCGCTGCTGTTCGTGCTGCCGGTGGTGCTGATCGGGCTCTCGATCCTGGTGCGCACGCTGGTCGGCCACGAGGAGATGGGAGCGCGGCACGCGCTCGACGGCCTCGGCCTCACCGTGGTCGTCCCGCTGGTCGCGCTGCTCGCGACCTCCGGCCTGCTCGCCCCCGAGATCGACGACGGCTCGATCTCCTACCTGCTGGCCAAGCCGATCTCGCGGCACACGATCGTGGCCAGCAAGCTCGTGGTCGCAGCCGCCTGCGTCCTCGTCTTCGCCGTCGCCCCGGTGCTGGTCGCCGCACTGATCCTGCGCCCGTCGTACGCCCTGGGCTTCGCGCTCGGCGCGCTGCTCGGCGGCCTCGCCTACTGCTCGCTGTTCGCGTTCCTGTCGATCCTGACCCGGCACGCCGTCGTGATCGGTCTGATCTACCTCCTCGTCTGGGAGGGCCTGCTCGGCGGCCTGCTCGACGGCGTGCGCTGGCTCAGCGTCACCCGCTGGTCGGCCGCGGTCGTCGAGCAGATCGCCGACGTCTCCCTCGTCGACGACCTGCCGCTCTGGTACGCCGTCGTAGCGCTGGCTGTCGTCGTCGGCGGCGGCGCGTGGGTCACCGGGCGGCGGTTGCGGGGGTTCAACCTGACGGGCGATGAATAG